The Conexivisphaera calida genome includes a region encoding these proteins:
- a CDS encoding CDC48 family AAA ATPase yields MAQKWLRLVAKEAAPKDVGKSRARLNPKIFEELNLKSGDIVEIRGKSSTAALAWPSEETPSDSIRIDGITRRNAGVSLNDYVEIRRVKRRVAERVVLSSVGEELKVDEDFLSFLKNRLIGMPLHQDNIASVVLLGNPVRFKVISLKPSAIAVVDESTEIVVERSLPAVEGERVTYDDIGGLSDQLMKLREMVELPLRHPEFFRRLGIDPPRGVLLYGPPGCGKTLIAKALANESGARFFVISGPEVMSKFYGESEARLREIFREAKEKAPSIIFIDEIDAIAPKREEVTGEVEKRVVAQLLALMDGMEAMSNIIVIGATNRIDDIDPALRRPGRFDREIEIGVPNQQGRLEILQIHTRGMPLAKDVDLKEVSRITHGYTGADLKALCREAAMNALRRTLPKDYLEMGEIPASVLEKIRVTQADFSEAMKAVGPSALREFYAERSPTSFGDIGGASQVKAKLFSNLVKAIKDPESFRRLGIDPPRGVLLYGPPGCGKTLIAKALANESGANLILVRGPELLSKWVGESERAIRGIFKKAVSASPTVIVFDEIDALAPSRAYISGGWSPETIVSQLITELDGLEDFSGVYVIGTTNRPELMDAALLRPGRFDLLIYVPPPGAGEREEILRLFTRRVPLAENVDLGEIARRTEGYTGADLKALVREAALNAISEDRPSVEHQDFERAQQFVRPTVTKEMLEYFSKLEQKLNSRIYSEARQPYL; encoded by the coding sequence TTGGCTCAGAAGTGGCTTAGGCTAGTCGCAAAGGAGGCGGCCCCCAAGGACGTGGGCAAGTCAAGGGCAAGGCTCAATCCCAAGATATTCGAGGAGCTCAACCTGAAGTCCGGTGACATAGTGGAGATAAGGGGCAAGTCCTCCACGGCGGCGCTGGCCTGGCCATCCGAGGAGACACCCTCGGACTCGATAAGGATAGATGGAATAACTAGGAGGAACGCAGGGGTCTCGCTCAACGACTACGTCGAGATCCGCAGGGTGAAGCGCCGTGTGGCCGAGAGGGTAGTCCTATCATCGGTGGGCGAGGAGCTGAAGGTCGACGAGGACTTCCTGTCCTTCCTTAAGAATAGGCTGATAGGGATGCCGCTCCATCAGGATAACATCGCATCAGTAGTTCTCTTGGGCAACCCCGTGCGCTTCAAGGTGATATCGCTGAAGCCAAGCGCCATAGCGGTCGTGGATGAGTCCACTGAGATCGTGGTCGAGAGATCACTTCCCGCCGTCGAGGGCGAGCGCGTAACCTATGACGACATAGGCGGACTGAGCGATCAGCTGATGAAGCTCAGGGAGATGGTCGAGCTCCCCCTCCGCCACCCGGAGTTCTTCAGGAGGCTGGGCATAGATCCTCCCAGGGGGGTGCTCCTCTATGGTCCTCCGGGCTGCGGGAAGACCCTGATAGCGAAGGCGCTCGCGAACGAGTCCGGGGCCAGATTCTTCGTGATAAGCGGGCCCGAGGTGATGAGCAAGTTCTACGGGGAATCGGAGGCGAGGCTCAGGGAGATATTCCGCGAGGCGAAGGAGAAGGCCCCCTCCATTATATTCATAGATGAGATAGACGCCATTGCGCCGAAGAGGGAGGAGGTGACGGGGGAGGTCGAGAAGAGGGTCGTGGCCCAGCTCCTGGCGCTCATGGATGGAATGGAGGCGATGAGCAATATAATAGTCATAGGAGCCACTAACCGCATAGACGACATAGATCCTGCGCTCAGGAGGCCCGGGAGGTTCGACAGGGAGATAGAGATAGGGGTGCCCAACCAGCAGGGAAGGCTGGAGATACTCCAGATACACACAAGGGGGATGCCGCTCGCGAAGGATGTGGACCTCAAGGAAGTCAGCAGGATAACCCATGGCTACACCGGCGCAGACCTGAAGGCGCTGTGCAGGGAGGCCGCAATGAACGCACTCAGGAGGACCCTTCCCAAGGATTACCTGGAGATGGGTGAGATACCGGCCTCTGTTCTTGAGAAGATAAGGGTCACACAGGCCGATTTCTCAGAAGCGATGAAGGCGGTCGGCCCCTCGGCTCTTCGCGAATTCTACGCGGAGAGATCGCCCACATCGTTCGGTGATATAGGCGGCGCATCCCAGGTGAAGGCCAAACTCTTCAGCAACTTGGTCAAGGCTATAAAGGATCCGGAGTCCTTCAGGAGGCTGGGCATAGATCCTCCCAGGGGGGTGCTCCTCTATGGTCCTCCGGGCTGCGGGAAGACCCTGATAGCGAAGGCGCTCGCGAACGAGTCCGGGGCTAATCTGATACTGGTCCGCGGACCCGAGCTCCTCAGCAAGTGGGTCGGCGAGAGCGAACGCGCGATAAGGGGGATATTCAAGAAGGCCGTGAGCGCATCTCCCACAGTCATAGTGTTCGACGAGATTGATGCGCTGGCCCCCTCTAGGGCTTACATTTCGGGTGGGTGGTCTCCGGAGACTATAGTCAGCCAGCTGATAACGGAGCTCGACGGACTGGAGGATTTCTCCGGCGTCTACGTGATTGGCACCACTAACAGGCCCGAGCTGATGGACGCTGCACTGCTCCGGCCGGGGCGGTTCGATCTCCTGATATATGTTCCACCTCCAGGTGCCGGGGAGAGGGAGGAGATACTTAGGCTGTTTACCCGGAGAGTTCCGCTCGCCGAGAATGTGGACCTAGGTGAGATCGCTAGGAGAACTGAGGGATACACGGGCGCTGATCTGAAGGCGCTCGTCCGCGAGGCCGCACTGAACGCTATATCGGAGGACAGGCCATCGGTGGAGCATCAGGACTTCGAGAGGGCTCAGCAGTTCGTCAGGCCGACCGTGACCAAGGAGATGCTGGAGTATTTCTCCAAGCTGGAACAGAAACTCAACAGTAGGATTTATAGCGAGGCCAGACAACCCTACCTGTAA
- the fen gene encoding flap endonuclease-1: MGVDLGPLIKNRRQVKVEELHGRAVAIDGYNALYQFLAVIRGEAGEPLTDSKGRVTSHLSGLYYRTLNLLEKGVKPVYVFDGRPPELKAQEIENRVKQREAARAKYEDALRRGDLESAKTYASMSTRLRDYMVSDAKQLLDALGIPWLQAPSEGEAEAAYMAAKGYVWASVSQDYDSLLFGSPVLVRNLTISGRRKLPKKDVYVEVVPEMLELQLVLGELGLTREQLIDLAILIGTDFNPDGIKGVGPMKAYNYIKKYGRLEEIAELRDELSSIDYVAIRNIFLQPDVVDPGELEWRPPDEERVVEFLCREHDFSEERVTNALRRLKSSSSARTESLDKWFG; encoded by the coding sequence TTGGGAGTAGACCTGGGGCCTCTCATAAAGAACCGGAGGCAGGTCAAGGTAGAGGAGCTCCACGGCAGGGCGGTGGCAATAGACGGATATAATGCTCTCTATCAGTTCCTTGCGGTCATAAGGGGAGAGGCCGGAGAGCCGCTGACGGATTCCAAGGGGAGGGTAACCAGCCACCTGAGCGGCCTCTATTACAGAACATTAAATCTCTTGGAGAAGGGCGTGAAACCGGTCTACGTATTCGATGGAAGGCCTCCGGAGCTTAAGGCTCAGGAGATAGAGAATCGCGTGAAGCAGAGGGAGGCTGCCAGGGCCAAATATGAGGATGCCCTGAGGCGCGGAGATCTGGAGTCCGCCAAGACATATGCATCGATGAGCACTAGATTAAGGGATTACATGGTGAGCGATGCCAAGCAGCTGCTCGATGCGCTCGGCATTCCATGGCTCCAAGCTCCAAGCGAGGGGGAGGCAGAGGCCGCGTACATGGCCGCGAAGGGCTACGTATGGGCATCCGTGTCCCAGGACTACGACTCACTGCTCTTCGGATCGCCAGTGCTGGTGAGAAACCTGACAATATCCGGTAGACGCAAATTGCCCAAGAAGGACGTTTACGTAGAGGTGGTGCCTGAGATGCTGGAGCTCCAACTAGTGCTCGGCGAACTGGGCTTGACCAGGGAGCAGCTGATCGATCTCGCAATACTGATAGGTACCGATTTCAATCCAGACGGGATAAAGGGGGTCGGGCCCATGAAGGCCTACAACTACATAAAGAAGTACGGCAGATTGGAGGAAATCGCCGAGCTTCGCGACGAGCTGAGCTCCATAGACTACGTGGCAATAAGGAACATCTTCCTTCAGCCGGACGTCGTGGATCCTGGCGAATTGGAGTGGCGTCCGCCGGACGAGGAGAGAGTAGTGGAGTTCCTGTGCCGCGAACATGATTTTTCAGAGGAGAGGGTCACGAATGCCCTCAGGAGATTAAAGTCCAGCAGCTCCGCGCGCACGGAGAGCCTGGACAAGTGGTTCGGATGA